One genomic window of Scatophagus argus isolate fScaArg1 chromosome 16, fScaArg1.pri, whole genome shotgun sequence includes the following:
- the aqp8b gene encoding aquaporin-8b codes for MADEKMEMGEAGTSLMSSEAKMPPARPPNKFERLYQPCLGELVGTTFFVFIGCVSVIENEGSAGRLQPALVHGLAVAVLVACMAEISGSHFNPPFTLAIYLCGGMETNMLAPYLACQLLGGVLGAAMAKGMTSRENYTKAHGAAFAVLQSNGEIGRALFGEVAMTCLVTMVLLLGAVNVKTRNPLVPFMVGCTVMVIILAGGDISGACLNPARAFGPAIVSNYWAYHWVYWVGPIAGGLIATALIRLLLGDRKIRLILK; via the exons ATGGCAGACGAGAAGATGGAAATGGGTGAAGCCGGGACGTCTCTTATGTCTTCGGAGGCTAAGATGCCCCCAGCCAGACCGCCTAACAAATTTGAGAGGTTGTACCAGCCCTGTCTGGGGGAACTGGTGGGAACTACATTCTTTGTGTTCATCGGGTGTGTGTCAGTCATCGAGAATGAGGGGTCTGCAGGGAGGCTTCAGCCAGCTCTGGTGCACGGCCTGGCTGTGGCCGTCCTGGTGGCTTGTATGGCTGAGATCAG TGGTTCCCATTTCAACCCTCCATTCACCCTCGCCATCTACCTATGTGGAGGTATGGAGACAAATATGTTAGCCCCGTACCTTGCATGTCAGCTGCTTGGAGGGGTGCTCGGAGCCGCTATGGCCAAG GGGATGACCTCAAGAGAGAATTACACCAAAGCCCACGGGGCTGCATTTGCTGTACTGCAGTCAAACGGTGAAATAGGACGTGCGCTATTTGGAGAGGTCGCCATGACCTGCTTGGTCACCATGGTGTTGCTGCTGGGAGCTGTTAATGTCAAGACCAGAAACCCCCTGGTGCCTTTCATGGTGGGCTGCACTGTTATGGTCATCATCTTGGCTGG TGGGGATATATCAGGCGCCTGTTTGAACCCAGCCAGAGCCTTCGGTCCAGCCATAGTAAGCAACTACTGGGCCTATCATTGGGTGTACTGGGTGGGACCCATCGCAGGAGGCCTAATAGCAACTGCGCTGATTCG ACTCCTGCTTGGAGACAGGAAGATTCGACTCATTCTGAAGTGA
- the LOC124073166 gene encoding meteorin-like protein, giving the protein MLPNVLVLMCMLGLQLRHCAADLCNWTGSGFAAGVDSRIVLQVRLRCTEGSVRWLYPGQALRVVLEPNLSSARRTTICIKPSPSFRGASVFIERAGELELLVTDGERPEQQVFCFRADGPHRPAIYLQSGPQSDGVWSKRMMGFRYELLANRSAAPNLGHSGLQTSCRPCNDTELLMAVCNSDFVVRGSIKNISHDSARQTSLVEVSAARVYWQRSRVFEQPATSGSSGLVPSWRGHIHTLLQCHVKPGDGEFLFTGSEHFGEAWLGCAPRYKDFLSVYQTAWAARRNSCDFPLD; this is encoded by the exons ATGTTGCCAAATGTACTGGTTTTGATGTGCATGCTGGGTCTGCAGCTGCGGCACTGCGCGGCTGACCTGTGCAACTGGACTGGAAG CGGTTTTGCAGCTGGTGTGGACTCCAGGATCGTACTGCAGGTGCGGCTGCGCTGCACAGAGGGCTCGGTGAGGTGGTTATACCCAGGCCAGGCTCTCCGGGTGGTCCTGGAACCCAACTTGTCCTCCGCCCGACGCACCACCATCTGCATCAAACCGTCTCCCTCCTTCCGCGGAGCCAGCGTGTTCATTGAGCgggcgggggagctggagctgctggtgaCGGACGGCGAGCGGCCCGAGCAGCAGGTGTTCTGCTTCCGGGCAGACGGTCCGCACAGGCCCGCCATCTACCTCCAGTCCGGCCCGCAGAGTGATGGCGTCTGGAGCAAACGCATGATGGGCTTCAGATATGAGCTGCTGGCCAACAGGAGCGCCGCACCCAACCTGGGCCACAGTGGGCTTCAGA CTTCATGCCGACCCTGTAATGATACAGAACTCCTGATGGCCGTCTGCAACAGCGACTTCG TGGTCAGAGGCTCCATCAAGAACATCTCCCACGACTCTGCACGTCAGACATCGTTGGTGGAGGTATCAGCAGCGAGGGTGTACTGGCAGCGCAGCAGAGTGTTTGAGCAACCAGCAACTTCTGGGTCCTCTGGACTCGTCCCATCTTGGCGTGGGCACATCCACACACTTCTGCAGTGTCACGTGAAGCCTGGGGATGGGGAGTTTCTCTTCACGGGGTCAGAACACTTTGGGGAAGCTTGGCTAGGGTGTGCCCCGCGATACaaagacttcctgtctgtctacCAGACTGCTTGGGCGGCACGTCGGAATTCCTGTGACTTCCCTTTAGACTGA